tccccatgttgtcgtggggtttcctccgggtactcctgtttctcccccacagtccaaaaacatgccgaggctaattggacttgctaaattgcccgtaggtgtgaatgtgtgcgtgaatggtgtgtgagtgtgccctgcgatgggctggtcccccatcctgggttgttccctgcctcatgcccattgcttccgggataggctccggacccccgtgacctagtaggataagcggtttggaaaatggatggatggatggatggaaaaatatTTTGTGAAATTGACTGGCCATGCATCTTGACCCACTTGAGACCACACTGGCCATTGTAAGTGACTAGGGGGTTTGATCCAGCcaattaataataaattgtGTCTCAGCTGCTGCTACAGTGTTTTAGTATTAAATTagaatttaaattaaatttaataaaaattttattaatttttaataGAAATTAAATTTGAATTGTGTTCAGTCTACTTGCAATGTTCTTCCAAGATTTGATACTAAATGTTGTAGAATTCTTTTATGGATTGCtacctattttaaatcgatATCTGTTTCCACATCCCATGTTTTTGGTTCATTTTCAGTTTGTCATCATCTGCAATGTGTTCACTTCAGTTTCAGTTTTTTTGCTGTCGATGAATGTCATTGTGGGCCATGATTTTAACAAAGCTTTGTGTAGCCATTAGTTTGTACCGATCAAGTGACAGCTGTTGTCATTTTGAACCTCATCCAGCCTAATATTCCTTGTACTGAGAGTGCACTGTGGCTCCACTCCACCAGCAATGCCCGGAAATGAGCAAAAGATTCAGAATGGAAGGGAGCCGACCGAGTCAAAGGCCCAGAGGCCGAGGGAGGAGCCAGAAGAGCTGCCAAAGACCCCACCTCAGGTGGATGATGTAATACAGCCAGTTTCCACTCAGGTACGGCTCTTTCCAAAAGTGCACAGTGGCAGCTACGCTCATCCTTTCAATGGGTTCACCATTGATTCATGTATCAACAACAATACGACTAACCCTGAAGGCAGGTGATGTGTGACATCAGTTTTTTAATCTCGTTGGTTAACTTGCCATCCATGTATTTGCATCGCTGATGAAAGACAGATTTATTCTCATGTTTTTTTGTCTATGTATGTGTTGGTGTTTCTGTTGTGAATCTTCCTGACACTGCCCCACTAAATTATTGGCACACTCATCTCTGCTCAGTGTGCATGCTCTCTTTGCCCAATGTGGGTATCTCTGGGTTCATCAGCACCGTAATAATATGTGATCAGGTGAACTGATGTCACTACATTGGCTAAAGTTTGTAATTGTGTGTTTGAAGAGCCATGCAGTTCCACAAACCAAAATGACTTGATCCTGTTTTCGTCTATGATGCTCTTCACAGGTCTCACTTCCGCTCATGTTTGGATCCATGAATCCTTTTATCACCTCATCCCAACTTCACGCCATTCTTCTACAACAGGTAAGACTGACTTATGAGTCATTAATTTCTGTCAACCACAGGCTTCAGATTCCATAAATACTGGAAAACATATTGCAGAAACACAGATCTTAGAATCTGAACATTCCAGTTTATAATATATCCATTTATTTGCATGAAAATTCGGTAATGATTGAGATTTTGTACGGCAAtcatggaaaaaaagaaaacctcTTAAGCACACGTCTTACAAAGAACAGGAGTACATTTAGGCAGTCAAATTATTCATTGTTGATTATCCGTCATTAAAAAGGAACAATACATCCATCTGTCTAAGCCATTTCATCCCAAGCATTTGCTTGTAATACTTATCAAATTGTTCCGGTGATCTGGAGACTATTGCAGGAAACCAAGGCACATGGTTTTAAAGACAAGAGAATTATGATGTCATCGTTTAAAAAGGATTAAAAAGCACTCCCCCAAGGAATGAACACCAGGCACTTTTAAGGTGACGAGGGCTCATGTTTAAACAGTACCATCTGTTGGTACAGCATAATAACTGCAAAACTCCAGCTGCATTCAGTACAGCAATGAATGAAATTCTGAGATTGTCTGGTGCCGTCTTCCTTTCAGACAATAAGATGAAATGCATGAGTCAAGGAAAACAGTGAATGTGCTGTAAGTTTCTCATATGTCTGAAATTAGGTTTTACAAAATCCCCGTGCGTATTGTAGCAGAAGGACAAATATGACATTTCTCACCAGATTCATCTCAGTCTGAAGCGGTTAAGGTCCTTGAATGATTTGTTTACTCTTGACTCATATTCTAGTTATCAGTTTGATGAACTGACAAAACGAACTCTCGATGTATTTAATCGCATATGTTATGGATGAAGATGATGCAAGAATTAAACGATGCTCATAGAAGAATGTAAAAACGACTTCTTGGCAGACTTAGGCTAAATGGTGTCACAAAATTGCCCGTAGTGTGAGATTGTATATGCGAATGCACTCAGTAAGGAAATGGATTCCTATCCATGGTGCCACAGTGCCtagtgaccaggataagtggttaggaGATGAATAGGTACGTCTTCCAATAGGTCTGATAGGCATCCAACCATTCTGGGAAAAGGCAGTCTAGTGGCATGTTGCCAATGATCCTCATCTATGCTATTGCTGTTTTATTCAAGGGTGTAGTTTTGGTTTGACTACTGGATGGAACCAAATCATTCTCAAccaccactccccccccctccccccccccccccccccccgcgcccctAAACACATGGACCTACAGCAGGGACACACCCCCGTCATATTTACCAAAATCTAAGCCCTTCCTCTCATTATCTCCATTTGTTATAAACGGAGGTTCCTCTGCAATAGTAATTATACTCTTCATTGACTCTGCCTCTCTTTCCCGTTTCTAGAATGGCAAAGCATGCaagcctgcaccccccccccccccccacaacacccTTTCACATAATATTCTGAGTTATTTGCCAAATGCTGAGCATTTTGTGGAATATAAACATCCTGAACAGAAAAGGATGTGATTAATGTCATTATTTTAatgcttgtgtgtgtatgttaacTATATTTGATCAGATGTAAATACTAGAATGTGTTTGGTGATCATCTGTTTTTGAACATTTTTTGATAACGTGAGGATCTTTACTGCTGGCTTCCCGCAAATTTCATTGTGTGGCCATCAAGTATGTACTGGTATGTTCGCGTTCTTTCTTTTTTAGAATCTATACCTTAATGCCCTTGGGTATAGATATAACTGTATAGAAAGTCTGCATCTACTGTAGTATCAAAATTAATCTGATGATTGAATAGAATCAAATTATATTGAATATTTTTTCATTTCTTCCAATCATGTGAATGGGGCAGAAAAACAGCCAGGTGTGTAACGTAACAAGCAATTAATATCATTGAAGAAATACAGGCATTTCTAGGAAATAAGCGATTACATCACATTCCGCTACAGGTCCTTCAAGGTGGCATCCAAGTGCTGAATCTGCTAACCCTACCACAGCATTACATTTGCTGAAGCACCTCACCCAATATCTCGCGCATCATTTGAAACTTTGAGGTGCACTGTGACACAGGCGGGCAGGGGGGCAGTACTGAGGTGACGCTCTTGTCATTTTCAGTGTCCTAATGATGAGGTGAGCAAACAGCTCCTGCAGCTGGTGTCACTGACCCCCCAGCTGAGTCAGCACAGACCCTCGGTTCTGCGCAGGACCACCCATCTGTTTCCGCAGGATCTGTCTCTTCTCTCTTCCAGCAGGACAGGTACACTCAAAGAGAGACATCACCCTCTGTGAAATCAGCTTatatttatttgtgtgtgtggtcagtatatattacactgtggggaccaaatcgccccacaatgtgattaaaaaaaatctgttattctgaccttgtggggacaaaGAACTAAGAAAGTGTTCTCCACAAGAGTCTATGCTCTACATGAATGTACAGCGTAATGTCACACGTCTCCTTTATAATCACAGTCAACAACTTCACTGCAAGCTGACAAGTGCCCTTTCTCCCCCTTTTTTGACTGTCTTGCATCCAGCAAGATCTGCTGCTTCCAATCAGTCTGCTTGGTCAGACCAGAGCTCAGCACACACTTCTGACCTCATCTCAGTTTGCAAAGTGGAGACCAGTGATGGTGCGAAAGTTTCTCCTCCTACAGCAGATTGCCCCCTTCAGCAAACAAGTCACAGTATAGCCAAGGCCAGCTCAACTCACAGGCAGGGCTCCACCTTCTCCAGCTTTTATGATGGGTACAATTTTTTATTCCTGGCGCTGTTATCTAAATACAGTAAATAGTCCCTTAAACGGCCTCTTTTGCTTTAGCGCCGCTCAATCTGGACTGGGGAGTTTAACTGCTCTGTTTGTAAATGGACTCTGCCGATGGCCTGGCTGTGAAGAGATGTTTGAAGAAAACTCTCATTTTCTGAAGTAAGCTGCGTTTTGGATGTCGACGCACATGTAACATTTGtctacagacagagcagaaatgAATATCCTGATATCTTGAACCTTTCATTTATCCTGCCTAATTCTCGATGTTCCTGCACTAGACACCTTTACAGAGACCATGGCCGTGGGGACAGAAGTATTGCTCAGTGGCGAGTGCAACAAGACATGGTGCAACACATGGAGACTCAGGTTGGTCCCTGAGAAACGAAAAGAACCAGGGAAAAAAGATCTGCTCTATTGTGAGGGTGTGTAGTGAGGGTAGGCAGCATAAGCACTGCAGCATTGCACGTTTGTTTGCATTCACCTTTCCAGAACACTAATAGGAAAGGTGACAGGATGTTGTGCTTTTTTCGCTCTTCGTCTGGCATTTTGTTTACATGCCCCCATATTTCGTGGGCATCAGAAATTGATTGGGACGGGCATTAAATGCCACTGCCACTCCCCAAGCCTCCAACACCCTGCATACAATAGTCCTCCATTCACGGGGGATACAATACaagatttaatatatatatatatatatatatatatatatatatatatacatacacacacacacacacacacaggtttgtaattatatctttgtggggactctccattcgtttctatgggcaaaactctaGTCCcaaaatgacgaccttaacacccacccaaccctaacccaaacaAAAAATGACACTTTTTTATGAGCCATTTTTAGttctttgattgcattcacagaccattgtgaggacctgaaaaatgcccCCATACATACATATGCATGTATAAAACATAGAAAACTTGTTTTTTCATTTACATAGATACATATGTTTAATGCCAATGATAGTTTCAATATCAAGGACAATAACTATTCACAAAATGAACAATTATAACAATATACTGTAGTAAAGCTTATGTGAATgtagtttctctctctctctctctctctctcaaatgACTGGGATTCTGATGTCTCTGCGGGGCAGCGTGGGTAGAGTGAGACAAAGGCATGAGTCACATATTAAATCGCACATTAAGTCACGACAGGGAGGGCCTGGTGGAAAGACTACTCAGAGCGGTACAGAACTTAAAACTTGTGAACCATTTATTTTTGGACTTTTCCACTTAATATGTTAGGGCTTCACTGAAACCACTGTAACCGAATCCGTGGACACAGAGGTGCAACTGTATATAGATTTTTGATGCGCAGACACTCACCCCATTGAGCACAAGAGCCAGAAGATTACATGCTATTCTACGTGCTGTAATATTGGGGCAGACTTGTAGGTGTCCACTGTGTTCCAGCTCACCATGGAGAAGAGGAAGCTGCTAGCTATGCAGctccatctccacatgcctgaacGCAGGCCCCTTGACTCAGTAAGTGATTTGCAAGGCTATCTTCTGATATATCTTTGTCAGGCTGTCACATGAGTTAAAGTGAATCAGCGGCATGAATGGATAGAAATGGGTGCATTTCTGAGACCTGTGCTTCTTGCCTTggataaaattataattatatgAATGAAGATATATTCTTGGTGCATAAGTTTTCTAATCCATTGAATCGATTTTGGTAATCATGCCAGAGCAATATGTACCGATTATGTGTATGTTTTATACCAACCATACATGTCATTCAACACTAATAATACACTTTTATTCCAAATTAATCATACTGCACACTTCCTGTATTACTGCTGATGGTTTTTGGACCCTGAtgttgtattttatatttatatcacCTATAAAATGTACTTATTGCTCAGATTTTGTACTTTTACAGCActgatattttatatttttatatttccgTCTtacttattttttatatatatgtccAAAGATTCAAATATAAATGCACCATTTGTGGTTAATGCAACTGCAATTTCATAGTGGTGGTTCTTGAATCTTGAGACGAATGGATATATTTTGTCAATCTGGCTTTTACAATCATACACAAATTCAGCACACAGGTACATTTGCATTTTCCAGAAAACTGCATTGCATTACTGCTCCCTGCAATGTTAGCAAATTGTACATATTTTTGGAATCTTTCAGCCCCAACAAGAGGGTTCCGAGAGACAGCAGTTATGGCTCCGTGACAGTGTCCCCTGCAGTGTCACCAAGGATGCCGCACAGCTGGTGCCACCAAGCTACTGGCCTGTTCCGAACTCCCACTTTGTTCCAGGTGAATATAACACACTTCATTGTCATTTCAGGTCACACAATGTTACAGTATGTGGCAGCAGTCCTTACAGTAGCAAACAATACACAGAATGAAACAACAGacaattcatacaatatatataCGCAAAGAGTAATACAAGGACACAATGACAATGAACAATACCCAATATAAATATAAGAAAGCAAAAATTATACAACATATCAGATATCAGAATGCACCAATATATCCTCATAAATTTGACAGATTTATATTGTTCTTCATAAATGCTTTACTGGGAATTTACAACTTTTGGGTTTCGCT
This genomic stretch from Brienomyrus brachyistius isolate T26 chromosome 6, BBRACH_0.4, whole genome shotgun sequence harbors:
- the foxp3b gene encoding forkhead box protein P2 isoform X1: MPGNEQKIQNGREPTESKAQRPREEPEELPKTPPQVDDVIQPVSTQVSLPLMFGSMNPFITSSQLHAILLQQCPNDEVSKQLLQLVSLTPQLSQHRPSVLRRTTHLFPQDLSLLSSSRTARSAASNQSAWSDQSSAHTSDLISVCKVETSDGAKVSPPTADCPLQQTSHSIAKASSTHRQGSTFSSFYDGAAQSGLGSLTALFVNGLCRWPGCEEMFEENSHFLKHLYRDHGRGDRSIAQWRVQQDMVQHMETQLTMEKRKLLAMQLHLHMPERRPLDSPQQEGSERQQLWLRDSVPCSVTKDAAQLVPPSYWPVPNSHFVPELVPSIDCYKYHNIRPPYTYASLIRWAILDSSEKQLTLNEIYHWFTKMFYYFRHNTATWKNAVRHNLSLHKCFVRVEGGKGAVWTVDETEFQRRKGQKFNRALPYSLCPQGP
- the foxp3b gene encoding forkhead box protein P2 isoform X2, coding for MPGNEQKIQNGREPTESKAQRPREEPEELPKTPPQVDDVIQPVSTQVSLPLMFGSMNPFITSSQLHAILLQQCPNDEVSKQLLQLVSLTPQLSQHRPSVLRRTTHLFPQDLSLLSSSRTARSAASNQSAWSDQSSAHTSDLISVCKVETSDGAKVSPPTADCPLQQTSHSIAKASSTHRQGSTFSSFYDGAAQSGLGSLTALFVNGLCRWPGCEEMFEENSHFLKHLYRDHGRGDRSIAQWRVQQDMVQHMETQLTMEKRKLLAMQLHLHMPERRPLDSPQQEGSERQQLWLRDSVPCSVTKDAAQLVPPSYWPVPNSHFVPELVPSIDCYKYHNIRPPYTYASLIRWAILDSSEKQLTLNEIYHWFTKMFYYFRHNTATWKNAVRHNLSLHKCFVRVEGGKGAVWTVDETEFQRRKGQKFNRISLR
- the foxp3b gene encoding forkhead box protein P2 isoform X3, with product MPGNEQKIQNGREPTESKAQRPREEPEELPKTPPQVDDVIQPVSTQVSLPLMFGSMNPFITSSQLHAILLQQCPNDEVSKQLLQLVSLTPQLSQHRPSVLRRTTHLFPQDLSLLSSSRTARSAASNQSAWSDQSSAHTSDLISVCKVETSDGAKVSPPTADCPLQQTSHSIAKASSTHSAAQSGLGSLTALFVNGLCRWPGCEEMFEENSHFLKHLYRDHGRGDRSIAQWRVQQDMVQHMETQLTMEKRKLLAMQLHLHMPERRPLDSPQQEGSERQQLWLRDSVPCSVTKDAAQLVPPSYWPVPNSHFVPELVPSIDCYKYHNIRPPYTYASLIRWAILDSSEKQLTLNEIYHWFTKMFYYFRHNTATWKNAVRHNLSLHKCFVRVEGGKGAVWTVDETEFQRRKGQKFNRALPYSLCPQGP